Proteins from a genomic interval of Nocardioidaceae bacterium:
- a CDS encoding NUDIX hydrolase, giving the protein MDDERDEARLDTSVDGSGEVSRRWDAFSSRTVYDGPPWLRVELVDVQTPTGRRFEHHVVRMQRVVVCVPLSDPGDSVLMMRRHRFVDDSWGWELPTGIVEAGEDPAAAAVRELREETGWQATGCTEALTFQPMLGIADSPHQVFVLDGLSHAGEPTDAEEAGATRWVEVDELLAMVSGGEIRDGASVTAVLYLLASRTA; this is encoded by the coding sequence ATGGACGACGAGCGCGACGAAGCGCGGCTGGACACGTCAGTTGATGGCTCGGGGGAGGTCTCGCGTCGGTGGGACGCGTTCAGCTCGCGCACCGTCTATGACGGCCCGCCCTGGCTTCGCGTCGAACTCGTCGACGTGCAGACCCCCACCGGTCGACGGTTCGAGCATCACGTCGTGCGGATGCAGCGCGTCGTGGTCTGCGTCCCTCTCAGCGATCCCGGCGACTCAGTGCTGATGATGCGCCGCCACCGCTTCGTCGACGACTCCTGGGGGTGGGAGCTGCCGACCGGCATCGTCGAGGCAGGCGAAGACCCCGCGGCGGCTGCCGTGCGCGAGCTGCGGGAGGAGACCGGCTGGCAGGCCACCGGATGCACCGAGGCTCTCACCTTTCAGCCGATGCTGGGGATCGCCGACAGTCCGCATCAAGTGTTCGTGCTCGACGGCCTCTCCCACGCGGGCGAGCCCACGGATGCCGAGGAAGCGGGCGCGACCCGCTGGGTCGAGGTTGACGAACTCCTCGCGATGGTGAGCGGCGGCGAGATCCGCGACGGCGCGTCGGTCACCGCAGTGCTCTACCTGCTGGCCTCTCGGACTGCCTGA
- a CDS encoding helix-turn-helix domain-containing protein → MTNRIKDARLQHGWSQTQLITELTKAGARKGTKLPSRETLKSRVSRWENGRAVPDDFYRSLLREVLGRDDVELGFVDAGITTRLGAEDELKNRLSLERVPDPELLSLLAGQTEAIRRMDRQYGAGQLLEQMRGHVAHLEDLVHFAAFDAVRAAYARLLADAAALAAWQALDLGGLQQSYRLYETANRAASAAGDRELHAFVRMEMAHVLADLGYLDDAAQLAHDVWGTFKNDVGGALRCWLVSAVGEMLAHAGKATEARSALALAERLSPALDGDRPTYLVFNDVHLHRWTGHSLAMMGDVAADSLLRQARSDMDKTFTRAAVSLGVDLAQCALLTGDRERADIELRDAEASAHKIGSLRQLGRVATLRREKM, encoded by the coding sequence ATGACGAATCGGATCAAGGACGCACGGCTGCAGCACGGATGGTCACAGACCCAGCTGATCACCGAACTGACCAAGGCCGGCGCACGCAAGGGCACCAAGCTCCCGTCACGGGAGACGCTGAAGTCGCGCGTCTCGCGCTGGGAGAACGGGCGGGCCGTGCCCGACGACTTCTACCGCAGCCTGCTGCGCGAAGTACTCGGCCGCGACGACGTCGAGCTCGGCTTCGTCGACGCCGGAATCACCACGCGACTCGGCGCCGAGGACGAGCTCAAGAACCGACTGTCATTGGAGCGCGTCCCCGACCCCGAGCTGCTGTCGCTGCTCGCCGGCCAGACCGAAGCGATCAGACGCATGGACCGTCAATACGGCGCCGGACAACTCCTCGAGCAGATGCGCGGACACGTTGCGCACCTGGAGGACCTGGTCCACTTCGCCGCCTTCGACGCCGTTCGTGCGGCGTACGCACGCCTGCTCGCCGATGCCGCCGCTCTCGCTGCCTGGCAGGCCCTCGACCTGGGCGGGCTGCAGCAGTCCTACCGGCTCTACGAGACCGCCAACCGCGCCGCGAGCGCTGCGGGCGACCGCGAGCTGCACGCCTTCGTACGCATGGAGATGGCGCACGTGCTCGCCGATCTCGGCTACCTCGACGACGCTGCTCAGCTCGCCCACGACGTGTGGGGGACGTTCAAGAACGACGTCGGCGGCGCGCTGCGGTGCTGGCTCGTCTCGGCCGTGGGCGAGATGCTCGCGCACGCCGGCAAGGCTACCGAGGCGCGCTCCGCACTCGCGCTCGCCGAGCGGCTCTCCCCCGCCCTCGACGGTGACCGTCCGACGTACCTGGTCTTCAACGACGTCCACCTTCACCGGTGGACCGGTCACAGCCTGGCAATGATGGGCGACGTCGCGGCCGACAGCCTGCTGCGGCAGGCGCGCAGCGACATGGACAAGACGTTCACCCGAGCGGCCGTGTCGCTGGGCGTCGACCTCGCCCAGTGCGCTCTTCTGACCGGCGACCGCGAGCGAGCCGACATCGAGCTCAGAGACGCCGAAGCGAGCGCACACAAGATCGGCTCGCTCCGGCAGCTCGGCCGGGTCGCCACGCTGCGACGCGAGAAGATGTAG
- a CDS encoding relaxase domain-containing protein translates to MTLHKLHAGDGYTYLTRQVAAADIGRSPGQLLADYYVASGNPPGRWIGSGAHDLGVDGIVEERQMRALFGKGLHPDAEQIVALEVAAGATATEAAQAAKLGRVFPAYTPLGPRAERVAARIASLTAKLGHSPSVAIQQRIEQAERRKERKPVAGYDLVFTPVKSVSVLWGLGPAWIREQVEEAHHAAVADTLAWLERETAFARIGDRGEQQIETRGFIAAAFDHFDSRAGDPDLHTHVAIANKVRALQDRDDGCPRWLALDARALHAAAVAASERYNTRIEDQIVRRLGVEFVDRPGSGRDQKRVIREVDGVPIALIRHFSRRRAAIETRLDQLAVDYRLRHGRDPDNTANLRLAQQATLETRQGKPAPVALAAKIQDWRTQAIEVVGAARLEALGRPLSGRTKDPAVENRTVNELAQGVLSELSARRSTWTRWNVIAEAERQLRTHRFASAVDREIATTALVDRALSPDLATALTPTVDAQLSTPSATTSLNPGQRRRDGSSVLTQHGAGRWTVPWILDAERRLLDHAAAATTYAMDPQSASTAVTDFDQAESGGLDASQRSLAVGFASDPRRLVVGIGPAGGGKTTAMRALAYAWRGEGRRLVPLAPTASAAEVLSAELGCRAENLHKFHHALTQSTFEEQPTADGAPTTDEWFTLRRGDLVLVDEAGMAGTKMLDWLITYARERGALVRLLGDPAQMSPVEAGGALSLLAQQTPTYELTDLHRFSDPGEAAATLAIRNGDRAGLDFYLRADRVHGGIRAGMTHDAFTAWTRDTERGLRSLLIADTAADVRRLNSRARATRVATGDVDADGVALHDHTRAGVGDVVVTRRNDRRLSLTRGAFVKNGDHWTVTARHADGSLGVRHTGTGASTRLPAAYVARDVELGYATTVTRAQGATADTAHALISTRTTREALYVALTRARHSTTVYVAISDTTGEHLDQDPASPEDVLEAVLAHTSAQQPATPLLPKAQRPETAPGPHDEPPSNPPVRRRTAPLAHATTGPVRRM, encoded by the coding sequence ATGACCCTTCACAAACTTCACGCAGGCGACGGCTACACCTATCTCACCCGGCAGGTCGCCGCCGCGGACATCGGCCGCTCTCCTGGCCAGCTTCTGGCGGACTACTACGTCGCGTCAGGCAATCCGCCAGGGCGATGGATCGGTTCTGGCGCGCACGATCTGGGCGTGGACGGCATCGTCGAAGAGCGTCAGATGAGAGCCCTGTTCGGCAAGGGGCTCCATCCGGATGCCGAGCAGATAGTGGCGCTCGAAGTAGCCGCTGGCGCCACCGCTACCGAAGCCGCTCAGGCCGCCAAGCTGGGTCGCGTGTTCCCGGCGTACACGCCCCTGGGGCCTCGCGCCGAACGCGTCGCTGCCCGTATCGCCTCATTGACAGCCAAGCTCGGCCACTCCCCCAGCGTCGCGATCCAACAGCGGATCGAGCAGGCCGAGCGCCGTAAGGAGCGCAAGCCGGTCGCTGGGTACGACCTCGTCTTCACGCCGGTGAAGTCGGTATCTGTCCTGTGGGGCCTGGGGCCTGCGTGGATTCGCGAACAAGTTGAAGAGGCGCATCACGCCGCCGTCGCTGACACCCTCGCCTGGCTCGAGCGAGAGACCGCCTTCGCCCGCATCGGTGACCGGGGCGAGCAGCAGATCGAGACCCGCGGCTTCATCGCCGCTGCGTTCGATCACTTCGACTCGCGCGCCGGAGATCCCGACCTCCACACACACGTCGCCATCGCGAACAAGGTCCGCGCACTGCAGGACAGAGACGACGGATGCCCGAGGTGGCTCGCGCTCGACGCGCGAGCGCTCCACGCAGCCGCCGTCGCCGCCTCGGAGCGATACAACACCCGCATCGAGGACCAGATCGTCCGCCGACTCGGAGTCGAGTTCGTCGACCGTCCGGGCAGCGGTCGCGATCAGAAACGGGTCATCCGCGAGGTCGACGGTGTGCCCATTGCGTTGATCCGGCACTTCTCGCGACGCCGAGCGGCGATCGAGACCCGGCTCGATCAGCTCGCCGTCGACTACCGCCTGCGGCACGGCCGGGACCCAGACAACACGGCGAACCTCCGCCTCGCTCAGCAGGCGACCTTGGAGACCCGGCAGGGCAAGCCGGCACCCGTCGCGCTGGCCGCGAAAATTCAAGACTGGCGCACGCAGGCCATCGAAGTCGTCGGTGCTGCACGGCTTGAGGCCCTCGGCCGTCCGCTGAGCGGACGGACGAAAGATCCAGCCGTTGAGAACCGAACCGTGAATGAACTGGCTCAGGGAGTTCTGTCTGAGCTCTCGGCACGACGGTCGACGTGGACCCGATGGAACGTCATCGCCGAGGCGGAACGGCAGTTGCGTACACACCGATTCGCTTCCGCCGTAGATCGTGAGATCGCCACCACCGCACTTGTCGATCGCGCCCTCTCCCCCGACCTCGCCACTGCGCTCACTCCAACCGTCGACGCGCAGCTCAGCACGCCAAGCGCGACGACATCGCTGAATCCTGGTCAACGACGACGTGATGGCAGCAGCGTCCTGACCCAGCATGGAGCGGGGCGGTGGACCGTCCCTTGGATCCTCGACGCCGAGCGCCGGCTGCTTGACCACGCCGCCGCAGCCACGACGTACGCGATGGACCCGCAGTCTGCGTCGACGGCGGTCACGGACTTTGATCAGGCGGAGAGCGGTGGGCTCGATGCCTCGCAGCGGTCGCTCGCGGTCGGGTTCGCCTCCGACCCTCGTCGACTCGTCGTCGGTATCGGCCCGGCGGGTGGGGGCAAGACGACGGCCATGCGGGCGCTCGCGTACGCCTGGAGAGGCGAAGGCAGGCGACTCGTCCCCCTCGCGCCCACCGCGTCAGCTGCCGAGGTCCTGTCTGCCGAGCTCGGCTGCCGTGCGGAGAACCTTCACAAGTTCCACCACGCCCTGACCCAGTCGACGTTCGAAGAGCAACCGACTGCGGACGGTGCGCCAACCACAGATGAGTGGTTCACGCTGCGCCGAGGCGATCTCGTCCTGGTTGACGAAGCCGGGATGGCCGGGACGAAGATGCTCGACTGGCTCATCACCTATGCGCGCGAGCGCGGGGCACTCGTACGTCTGCTCGGGGACCCGGCGCAGATGTCACCCGTTGAGGCGGGAGGTGCCCTGTCGCTGCTGGCGCAACAGACGCCGACGTACGAGCTTACCGACCTGCACCGCTTCTCCGACCCGGGTGAGGCGGCCGCGACACTCGCGATCCGCAACGGTGACCGTGCCGGCCTCGACTTCTACCTCCGCGCGGACCGCGTCCACGGAGGGATCCGCGCCGGCATGACGCACGACGCCTTCACCGCCTGGACCCGCGACACCGAGCGCGGACTACGTAGCCTCCTCATCGCCGACACCGCCGCCGACGTACGACGCCTCAACTCACGCGCTCGAGCCACACGAGTGGCCACCGGCGACGTCGACGCTGACGGAGTCGCTCTGCACGATCATACCCGGGCTGGCGTCGGCGACGTGGTGGTCACCCGCCGCAACGACCGACGCCTCTCCCTGACCCGCGGCGCCTTCGTCAAGAACGGGGACCACTGGACCGTCACCGCCCGGCACGCCGACGGTTCGCTCGGCGTACGCCACACCGGCACCGGCGCGAGCACGCGACTGCCTGCCGCGTACGTCGCCCGCGACGTGGAACTCGGCTACGCCACCACCGTCACCCGCGCGCAGGGCGCCACCGCTGACACTGCCCACGCCCTGATTTCCACCCGCACGACGCGCGAGGCGCTGTACGTCGCCCTCACCCGAGCCCGGCACAGCACCACCGTCTACGTCGCCATTAGCGACACCACGGGTGAGCACCTCGACCAGGATCCCGCGTCCCCCGAGGACGTCCTCGAAGCAGTGCTCGCACACACCTCGGCACAACAGCCCGCTACGCCGCTACTACCGAAGGCGCAGAGGCCCGAGACGGCCCCTGGACCACACGACGAACCGCCATCGAATCCGCCGGTCCGGCGCCGGACTGCGCCACTCGCGCACGCCACGACCGGACCGGTCCGGCGCATGTGA
- a CDS encoding DDE-type integrase/transposase/recombinase has product MRKQRSRTPVVRPRRLKGIGGVWQLTAVDVATRTAVVQLIVGDKTAAVAAAFLDHLRRALRQHGIGLDGVLTDNGPEFTGKAFTTRAAELGLTHHRIPPRSPNHNSVCERFHGTVLDEFYRPQFHRGRVDDVRLLDRSLQAWLVDYNTARPNHGAYMAGRTPLEVKKHLKKRLRKTAA; this is encoded by the coding sequence GTGCGAAAGCAGCGCAGCCGTACCCCCGTTGTAAGGCCCCGCCGGCTCAAAGGCATCGGCGGGGTCTGGCAGCTCACCGCGGTCGATGTCGCGACCCGCACCGCGGTCGTGCAGCTGATCGTGGGGGACAAGACCGCAGCCGTCGCGGCGGCGTTCTTGGACCACCTCCGAAGGGCGCTGCGTCAGCACGGCATCGGCCTGGACGGTGTGCTCACCGACAACGGCCCGGAGTTCACCGGCAAGGCGTTCACGACCCGTGCCGCTGAGCTCGGGCTGACACATCACCGGATTCCGCCCCGGTCGCCGAACCACAACTCGGTGTGCGAGAGGTTCCACGGGACCGTGCTCGATGAGTTCTACCGGCCCCAATTCCACCGCGGGCGGGTCGATGACGTCAGGCTGCTGGACCGGTCGCTGCAGGCCTGGCTGGTCGACTACAACACCGCCCGCCCCAACCACGGCGCCTACATGGCAGGAAGGACACCCCTGGAGGTCAAGAAGCACCTCAAGAAGCGGCTGCGCAAGACTGCAGCCTGA
- a CDS encoding IS256 family transposase, with translation MTAPHIVDPAGLLEEALGEASPDLLRQLLQTMINALLSADADAVVGAEYGRPSAGRTSQRNGYRHRPLDTRVGTVDVAVPKLRKGTYFPEWLLERRKRAESALITVVADCYLAGVSTRRMDKLVKQLGIDSLSKSQVSRMAVELDQHVEEFRHRPLDGAGPFTFVAADALTMKVREGGRVVNAVVLVATGVNGDGHREVLGMRVATSETGAAWNEFFADLVARGLAGVGLVTSDAHAGLVDAVAANLPGAVWQRCRTHYAANLMAVTPKAMWPAVKAMLHSVYDQPDADSVHAQFDRLIDYVDQRLPAVHDHLDGARADILAFTTFPKDVWSQIWSNNPAERLNREIRRRTDAVGIFPNREAIVRLVGAVLAEQTDEWAEGRRYLGLEVLTRCRLTTVLDTDAQIGGDDLPSLTA, from the coding sequence ATGACCGCTCCACACATTGTCGACCCTGCAGGCCTCCTCGAAGAAGCCCTGGGCGAGGCGAGCCCTGACCTGTTGCGGCAGCTGCTGCAGACGATGATCAACGCACTGCTCTCTGCCGACGCCGACGCCGTGGTCGGCGCCGAGTATGGCCGCCCCAGCGCTGGTCGCACGTCTCAGCGCAACGGCTACCGGCACCGGCCGCTGGACACCCGCGTCGGCACCGTCGACGTCGCCGTGCCCAAGCTCCGCAAGGGCACCTACTTTCCCGAATGGCTCCTCGAGCGCCGAAAGCGCGCAGAGTCAGCGCTCATCACCGTCGTGGCGGACTGCTACCTCGCCGGCGTCTCGACCCGCCGGATGGACAAGCTCGTCAAGCAGCTCGGCATCGACTCGCTCTCGAAGTCCCAGGTCTCCCGGATGGCGGTCGAGCTCGACCAGCACGTCGAGGAGTTCCGCCACCGACCCCTCGACGGGGCCGGGCCGTTCACCTTCGTCGCCGCCGACGCCCTGACGATGAAGGTCCGCGAGGGCGGCCGCGTGGTCAACGCCGTCGTGCTCGTCGCGACCGGCGTGAACGGCGACGGGCACCGCGAGGTCCTCGGCATGCGCGTCGCGACCAGCGAGACCGGGGCCGCCTGGAACGAGTTCTTCGCCGACCTGGTCGCCCGCGGCCTGGCTGGGGTCGGGCTCGTCACCTCCGACGCCCACGCCGGCCTCGTCGACGCGGTCGCAGCGAACCTGCCCGGCGCGGTGTGGCAGCGCTGCAGGACGCACTACGCCGCGAACCTGATGGCTGTGACGCCGAAGGCGATGTGGCCGGCGGTGAAGGCGATGCTCCACTCGGTCTACGACCAGCCCGACGCCGACTCGGTGCACGCGCAGTTCGACCGCCTCATCGACTACGTCGACCAGCGGTTGCCCGCGGTGCACGACCACCTCGACGGCGCCCGCGCCGACATCCTGGCGTTCACCACGTTCCCGAAGGACGTGTGGTCCCAGATCTGGTCCAACAACCCCGCCGAGCGGCTCAACCGAGAGATCCGCCGCCGGACCGACGCCGTGGGGATCTTCCCCAACCGCGAAGCCATCGTCCGGCTCGTCGGCGCCGTCCTGGCTGAGCAGACCGATGAGTGGGCCGAAGGCCGCCGCTACCTCGGCCTCGAGGTCCTCACCCGCTGCAGACTCACCACCGTCCTCGACACCGACGCCCAGATCGGAGGCGACGACCTGCCCTCACTGACCGCCTGA
- a CDS encoding multicopper oxidase family protein has product MTGQDLREPPVLSSTGGTLDARLVAAETEHEVGGVAARTMSYNGGLPGPTLRARPGETIRLQLVNRLDQPTNLHVHGLHVSPEGRSDNVFLTVGPGEEQAYEYRIPSDHPTGLFWYHPHLHGSVAEQVFSGLYGAILIEGSDDGVPVARTRLIVVSDITLGGDGTVRSGSMEEHMTGREGDQVLLNGQVMPRLQLTTGETERWQIVNACSSRYLSLGLPGHSLQLLRRDGHRLPQSRDVRSVDLVPGNRADLLVTPGSGSSRLVSAAVNRSAGMGGMFGGSVSPEVELATVVTSGSSREGRDGRGLLSASTLSAPALRDLRDEQVARRRTLTLTTGGGMMGMGGGMSFGFDGRAYDANRVDQRVDAGAVEEWTIRNASTMDHPFHLHVWPMQLIEEDGAPRNEVGRLDVVNVPADGEVKVLIAFDDYTGSSVYHCHILDHEDRGMMGVVEVR; this is encoded by the coding sequence GTGACGGGCCAGGACCTGAGGGAGCCCCCCGTCCTGAGCAGCACGGGCGGAACCCTCGACGCACGCCTCGTTGCGGCCGAGACCGAGCACGAGGTGGGGGGCGTCGCCGCACGCACGATGAGCTACAACGGCGGACTTCCCGGACCGACGCTGCGAGCGCGCCCCGGCGAGACGATCCGCCTCCAGCTGGTGAACCGCCTCGACCAGCCGACCAACCTGCACGTCCACGGTCTGCACGTCTCACCCGAGGGTCGCAGCGACAACGTCTTCCTGACCGTCGGCCCTGGCGAGGAGCAGGCCTACGAGTACCGCATCCCCTCCGACCACCCGACGGGACTCTTCTGGTACCACCCCCACCTTCACGGCAGCGTCGCCGAGCAGGTCTTCTCCGGGCTGTACGGCGCCATCCTCATCGAGGGGTCGGACGACGGGGTCCCTGTCGCACGCACTCGGCTCATCGTGGTCTCCGACATCACCCTGGGCGGTGACGGCACCGTCCGCAGCGGCTCGATGGAGGAGCACATGACCGGCCGCGAGGGCGACCAGGTGCTCCTGAATGGACAGGTGATGCCCCGGCTCCAGCTCACGACCGGCGAGACCGAGCGGTGGCAGATCGTCAACGCTTGCTCTTCGCGCTACCTCAGCCTCGGCCTGCCGGGCCACTCGCTGCAGCTGCTCCGCCGCGACGGGCACCGGCTCCCCCAGTCGCGCGACGTCAGGTCGGTCGACCTCGTTCCGGGCAACCGGGCGGATCTCCTCGTGACGCCCGGCAGCGGCAGTTCCCGGCTGGTATCGGCGGCCGTGAACCGGTCGGCCGGCATGGGAGGGATGTTCGGCGGGTCCGTGTCGCCGGAGGTGGAGCTGGCCACCGTCGTGACGAGCGGGTCGAGCCGGGAGGGTCGGGATGGCAGGGGGCTTCTCTCTGCGTCCACGCTGTCGGCCCCTGCCCTCCGCGACCTCAGGGACGAGCAGGTCGCCAGACGACGGACCCTGACGCTGACCACCGGCGGCGGAATGATGGGGATGGGTGGCGGCATGAGTTTCGGCTTCGACGGCAGAGCGTACGACGCCAACCGCGTCGATCAGCGCGTGGACGCCGGAGCCGTCGAGGAGTGGACGATCCGCAACGCGAGCACGATGGACCACCCCTTCCATCTCCACGTGTGGCCCATGCAGCTCATCGAAGAGGACGGCGCTCCCCGGAACGAGGTGGGGCGGCTCGATGTGGTCAACGTGCCTGCCGATGGTGAGGTGAAAGTGCTCATCGCATTCGATGACTACACGGGCAGCAGCGTGTACCACTGCCACATCCTCGACCACGAGGATCGAGGCATGATGGGTGTCGTGGAGGTGCGATGA
- a CDS encoding SHOCT domain-containing protein, with amino-acid sequence MGGGAGLGFGLLMMIGLVLIVVVVVWALLGGVSGRTGDQKSSQAPSSSSELSARELLDQRYARGEIDDEDYERRKRAMGSD; translated from the coding sequence ATGGGCGGTGGCGCCGGTCTGGGATTCGGCCTGTTGATGATGATCGGTCTGGTGCTGATCGTCGTGGTCGTCGTCTGGGCGCTGCTCGGGGGTGTCAGCGGCCGGACCGGGGACCAGAAGTCTTCCCAGGCGCCTTCGTCTTCGTCTGAGCTCTCCGCGCGCGAACTGCTGGACCAGCGCTACGCGCGCGGAGAGATCGACGACGAGGACTACGAACGGCGCAAGCGCGCGATGGGCAGCGACTGA
- a CDS encoding metal-sensitive transcriptional regulator yields MHDKDGYLKRLRRIEGQARGLQRMVEEEKYCIDILTQVSAMTKALQSVALGLLDEHLKHCVVDAAKADDAAARAKIREASDAIARLVKS; encoded by the coding sequence ATCCACGACAAGGACGGCTACCTCAAGCGGCTTCGCCGCATCGAGGGACAGGCCCGCGGGCTGCAGCGGATGGTCGAGGAGGAGAAGTACTGCATCGACATCCTCACCCAGGTGTCCGCCATGACGAAGGCCTTGCAGTCCGTCGCGCTGGGCTTGCTTGACGAGCACCTGAAGCACTGCGTCGTCGATGCCGCCAAGGCAGATGACGCCGCAGCTCGAGCCAAGATCCGAGAGGCCTCGGACGCCATCGCCCGCCTCGTCAAGTCCTGA
- a CDS encoding NADH-quinone oxidoreductase subunit A: protein MLSLVTLLAMLVAAGLMLAAFHWSLADARTPLLVLPQASGRVPTQHALSRYHPRWYAASVVFLAFDVEMLFMYPWAVVVAELGPGAVIEMFVFLGVLLAAVAWARREGAFRWA from the coding sequence GTGCTGAGTCTCGTCACCCTGCTGGCCATGCTCGTCGCGGCAGGCCTGATGCTTGCGGCCTTCCACTGGAGCCTGGCCGACGCGCGGACCCCCCTCCTGGTGCTGCCGCAGGCGTCGGGCCGCGTGCCCACCCAGCACGCCCTGTCGCGCTACCACCCGCGGTGGTACGCCGCGAGCGTGGTGTTCCTGGCCTTCGACGTGGAGATGCTCTTCATGTACCCGTGGGCCGTCGTCGTCGCCGAGCTCGGTCCCGGGGCGGTCATCGAGATGTTCGTGTTCCTCGGCGTACTGCTCGCCGCCGTGGCCTGGGCGCGCCGCGAGGGGGCCTTCCGGTGGGCCTGA